The following are from one region of the Corythoichthys intestinalis isolate RoL2023-P3 chromosome 17, ASM3026506v1, whole genome shotgun sequence genome:
- the scarb1 gene encoding scavenger receptor class B member 1, giving the protein MVASKERVAMGFVVAGVLMVVCGIVLAIVGPIIIDDQIVKNTVIDPENEMSYHMWKDMPVPFYMSVYFFNVLNPKEVLQGEKPMLEQRGPYVYRKHCQKENITFHANHTVTYREKRSYFFEPGMSAGNESDVVTIPNMLVLGAAIMMENLPFAVRLMISATFKTFKEGPFLTKPVGELMWGYDSDLVDFLNKYLPGTLPASGKFGLFSEFNNSDTGLFTIFTGRDDIRNVHKVDSWNGLTQLNYWRTPQCNMINGTAGQMWPPFMTRRSTLPFYSPDACRSMELVYQRSGNTKGIPLYRYVAPKTLFANSSDYAPNEGFCPCRQSGLLNVSSCRQNSPVFISHPHFYNADPVLLDFVRGLDPDEDRHGLFIDIHPLTGVPLNVSIRLQLNLYIKRVSGITETGKLPETIMPMIWFEESGYIDGPVLDTFHTNLVVLPAIMEATQYGFIAVGVVMVVVAALVRRLLKKASYKASHQGNGAPEKSTQGPSEK; this is encoded by the exons ATGGTGGCCAGTAAAGAAAGAGTGGCAATGGGCTTCGTGGTCGCAGGGGTCCTCATGGTGGTGTGCGGGATCGTCCTGGCCATCGTGGGTCCCATCATCATTGACGACCAGATTGTCAAG AACACGGTGATCGACCCCGAGAATGAGATGTCGTACCACATGTGGAAGGACATGCCGGTGccgttctacatgtccgtctacTTCTTCAATGTGCTCAACCCTAAGGAGGTCCTCCAAGGCGAGAAGCCCATGCTGGAGCAGCGGGGGCCCTATGTGTACAG GAAACATTGCCAGAAGGAGAACATTACGTTCCACGCCAACCACACGGTGACGTACCGAGAGAAGCGCAGTTACTTCTTTGAGCCTGGCATGTCGGCGGGCAACGAGTCGGACGTGGTCACCATCCCCAACATGTTGGTGCTG GGCGCGGCGATAATGATGGAGAACCTGCCGTTCGCCGTGCGTCTGATGATCAGCGCCACCTTCAAAACCTTCAAGGAGGGCCCCTTCCTCACCAAGCCCGTGGGCGAGCTGATGTGGGGCTACGACAGCGACCTGGTGGACTTCCTCAACAAGTACCTGCCCGGCACGCTGCCCGCCTCTGGGAAGTTCGGCCTCTTCAGCGAG TTCAATAACTCGGACACAGGCCTTTTCACCATCTTCACGGGAAGGGACGACATCCGCAACGTGCACAAGGTGGACTCGTGGAATGGACTCACCCAG TTGAACTACTGGCGCACGCCTCAGTGCAACATGATCAACGGCACGGCCGGTCAGATGTGGCCCCCCTTCATGACCCGGCGCTCCACGCTGCCATTTTACAGTCCGGACGCCTGCAG GTCCATGGAGCTGGTGTACCAGCGTTCGGGCAACACCAAGGGCATCCCGTTGTACCGGTACGTGGCGCCCAAGACGCTCTTCGCCAACAGCAGCGACTACGCCCCCAACGAGGGATTCTGTCCCTGCCGCCAGTCGGGTTTGCTCAACGTCAGCAGCTGTCGACAGA ATTCTCCGGTCTTCATTTCGCACCCTCACTTCTACAACGCCGACCCCGTCCTGCTGGACTTTGTGCGAGGACTGGATCCCGACGAGGACCGCCACGGACTCTTCATCGACATCCATCCG CTCACGGGCGTCCCCCTTAACGTGTCCATCCGCCTGCAGCTCAACCTTTACATCAAGCGGGTGTCAGGAATTAC CGAGACGGGGAAGCTCCCGGAGACCATCATGCCCATGATCTGGTTTGAGGAG AGCGGCTACATCGATGGGCCAGTCCTGGACACCTTCCACACCAACTTGGTGGTCCTGCCCGCCATCATGGAGGCCACGCAGTACGGATTCATTGCCGTCGGCGTGGTGATGGTTGTTGTCGCCGCGCTGGTCAGGCGGTTGCTCAAGAAG GCTTCTTATAAAGCGTCGCACCAGGGCAACGGTGCTCCGGAGAAGAGCACACAGGGGCCGTCAG AAAAGTGA